A genomic window from Bdellovibrio sp. SKB1291214 includes:
- a CDS encoding 3'-5' exonuclease, with translation MTQPVFKFLSFPGKIHLIKTDQELQTVANALESVQEFGFDTETRPSFKKGESYPVALIQLATETDAYIIRLKHIQNFEVFKNIFENPKVIKAGVAIRDDIKNLQKKFSFTPHGFIELQTLAKTKNLKNFGLKSMTEEVLNATISKGPKTTNWEASELTEKQIIYAATDAWIGLKLYQKLMS, from the coding sequence ATGACTCAACCAGTTTTCAAATTCCTCTCTTTTCCAGGCAAGATCCATTTAATTAAGACAGATCAAGAACTACAGACAGTTGCCAACGCACTAGAGTCTGTTCAAGAATTCGGATTTGATACTGAGACTCGCCCCTCTTTTAAAAAGGGCGAATCTTATCCAGTGGCCTTGATACAGCTTGCAACAGAGACCGACGCGTATATCATTCGTCTCAAGCACATTCAGAACTTTGAGGTTTTCAAAAATATTTTTGAAAATCCAAAAGTGATCAAAGCCGGTGTGGCTATTAGAGACGACATCAAAAACTTGCAGAAAAAATTTTCTTTCACTCCTCACGGATTTATTGAACTTCAAACTTTAGCTAAGACAAAAAATCTTAAAAATTTCGGTCTAAAGAGTATGACTGAAGAGGTTCTGAACGCCACCATCAGCAAAGGTCCGAAGACCACGAATTGGGAAGCCAGTGAACTTACAGAAAAACAGATTATCTATGCCGCAACGGATGCGTGGATTGGATTAAAGCTCTATCAAAAGCTTATGTCTTAA
- a CDS encoding response regulator, with product MSFKKPLQVLHVDDSSILRKTVARSMEGFKEYYELTQVGSVDEALDLLSAGQTFDVILTDWQMSGKSGLTLLCTLKADPNYHYLPVFFLTSEYEGSSLLTAVTYGAGGILKKPITGAEIHSYLTKRRSFIDESHANKENSFVADATEILKNIKQVLPLNRQQGLATCLQQVKNLKTKATSLKWPLIADYCQKIEDAIELTIKKELELLSPLTGLVVEFHSFIEKCVSDIEKGKPHPFLTEFTEKNLKNYHENVEAGWFAEKGNEDISADGVFLSNEALTELRNHLTPEGLLLLEKYSKKRSE from the coding sequence GTGAGCTTTAAAAAACCTCTTCAAGTTCTCCATGTCGATGATTCATCTATATTGCGTAAGACAGTTGCGCGAAGCATGGAGGGGTTTAAGGAATACTACGAACTCACTCAAGTCGGATCCGTCGATGAGGCATTGGATCTATTGAGTGCAGGCCAAACATTTGATGTCATTCTTACCGATTGGCAGATGAGTGGAAAAAGTGGTCTCACCTTATTGTGCACTCTGAAAGCAGATCCGAACTATCACTATTTGCCTGTTTTCTTTTTGACCTCGGAATACGAAGGCTCAAGTCTGTTGACCGCCGTGACATATGGAGCCGGTGGAATTTTAAAGAAACCCATCACTGGCGCAGAGATCCATTCTTATCTGACGAAACGTAGATCATTTATAGACGAATCCCATGCAAATAAAGAGAACTCGTTTGTCGCAGATGCTACAGAAATTTTAAAAAATATAAAGCAAGTCCTTCCTTTAAACAGACAACAAGGTCTTGCCACGTGCTTACAACAAGTGAAAAATCTGAAAACAAAAGCCACCTCTTTAAAATGGCCACTTATCGCGGATTATTGTCAAAAAATTGAAGACGCTATTGAGTTAACAATAAAAAAAGAACTGGAACTTCTTTCACCCCTGACGGGACTTGTCGTCGAGTTTCATTCATTCATCGAAAAATGCGTGAGTGATATTGAAAAAGGAAAGCCTCATCCGTTCTTAACTGAGTTTACAGAAAAGAATCTTAAAAACTATCATGAAAACGTAGAGGCAGGATGGTTCGCAGAAAAAGGAAATGAAGATATTTCTGCGGATGGCGTGTTTTTGTCGAACGAGGCCCTAACAGAATTGCGAAATCACCTGACGCCTGAAGGGCTTCTCCTCTTAGAAAAGTATTCTAAAAAAAGAAGCGAATAG
- a CDS encoding VOC family protein, producing the protein MEMVPNLMLFYVKDPIASQKFYENIFMQKPAAAFPTYVAFQFPNGLTFSLWSTQAKDFVSDGSGHRSELAFMVSDEDQVRALHDKWKTQGIKIEQDLKKAVFGLTFVALDPDGHRIRVCIPDKN; encoded by the coding sequence ATGGAGATGGTTCCAAATCTCATGCTATTTTATGTGAAAGATCCGATCGCAAGTCAGAAGTTTTACGAAAATATTTTTATGCAAAAGCCTGCGGCTGCTTTTCCAACATATGTGGCTTTTCAATTTCCCAATGGCTTAACTTTTAGTCTTTGGTCGACGCAAGCCAAAGACTTCGTATCCGATGGAAGTGGGCATCGCTCAGAACTGGCATTTATGGTCAGTGACGAAGACCAAGTACGTGCTTTGCATGATAAGTGGAAAACACAAGGCATTAAAATTGAACAGGATCTAAAGAAAGCCGTATTTGGTTTAACCTTTGTGGCATTAGATCCAGACGGACATCGTATCCGTGTTTGTATTCCAGATAAAAATTAA
- a CDS encoding alpha/beta hydrolase, whose product MEIAKFDVSYIVIAIVRVVVLAYLGLTILAYMFQEKIIFYPSVLPSNHKFNFNSKFEEHVSKVDSDEIHSLIFHAPDSKGIILYFHGNAGALDGWGEVAQEISMKTSMDVWIVDYPGYGKSTGKISSQEQLLKIGTQILKELKDRNTGKNIFIYGRSIGSGLATYLGSDSAVKGLVLETPYLSLTELANNTAPFLPSFILKYPMPSNEWITQVKCPILIIHGNQDEVIPFSQGLALSKIRDDVRLVEIDRGNHNDLDSYPLYWESLTNFFKSIEGVN is encoded by the coding sequence ATGGAAATTGCAAAGTTTGATGTCAGCTACATCGTTATAGCAATTGTTCGGGTTGTGGTTCTAGCGTATCTGGGCCTTACAATCCTGGCCTATATGTTTCAGGAAAAGATCATTTTCTATCCGTCAGTGCTTCCATCCAACCATAAGTTTAATTTTAATAGCAAATTTGAGGAGCACGTATCCAAAGTCGACAGCGATGAAATTCACAGCCTTATTTTTCATGCTCCCGATAGCAAAGGCATTATTTTATACTTTCATGGGAATGCCGGAGCATTAGATGGCTGGGGTGAGGTGGCTCAGGAAATTTCCATGAAGACCTCCATGGATGTGTGGATAGTTGATTATCCAGGATATGGAAAGAGTACTGGCAAGATATCCTCTCAAGAACAGCTGCTAAAAATAGGTACTCAAATATTAAAGGAACTTAAAGATAGAAATACGGGAAAGAATATTTTCATCTATGGACGCTCGATCGGTTCAGGATTAGCGACTTACTTGGGCTCTGACTCCGCGGTTAAGGGTCTGGTATTAGAAACTCCCTATCTCAGCCTCACCGAGCTAGCGAATAACACCGCACCCTTTTTACCATCATTTATTCTGAAGTATCCCATGCCTAGTAATGAATGGATCACGCAGGTTAAATGTCCCATTTTAATTATCCATGGGAATCAAGATGAAGTAATCCCATTTTCTCAAGGTTTGGCCCTATCGAAAATACGCGATGACGTGAGACTTGTGGAAATCGACCGAGGAAACCACAATGATCTGGATTCATATCCTTTGTATTGGGAGTCCCTCACGAATTTCTTCAAAAGCATCGAGGGCGTAAATTAA
- a CDS encoding beta-sandwich domain-containing protein: MHYGKLLLLVLASAQMASAAPVDHTTTDAKKGASGGGKPAVQEKAADKEKPAPGKGNPGRGELPKPPAPPTQPTQPPTENQYSGVGKIDAVTRQTGGDVYRLELVKAIPLVRVELKAKLGRAKIYSASLVTDKNDRVPLRQLTGINLSDGNQPTSSEILSDTSNIVAVEILAEAMGGESAVDIIAYSTKEAPRLALANRIPEFSCKRSIDALLKDKLDPVQLWVGRAESSAPGSVQEKFAGNQLKEQVRDFASTIRSGGSYTSLGYLVTLINFFADQYNSVRVGGVSEPAYRDLLQAGNDVLMIAIQNELPCRKFPSDTLIKLSSEFYKKLQSMPPDARARGLFEKMTTRVRDYAPDQYRKELSAANLSFRDADNEGIKYYRAYVTSKDGEFFKETSKSMSAYAFMVAENALKIEVKMMDVEQRYQLIVEFQSKYNSNGEYPQAVAQRYLNILAEQTFGFKLFH; this comes from the coding sequence ATGCATTATGGAAAGTTACTTTTATTAGTACTAGCGAGTGCGCAAATGGCCAGCGCAGCTCCAGTGGATCATACAACTACAGACGCGAAAAAGGGTGCTAGCGGCGGCGGCAAACCTGCGGTTCAGGAAAAGGCAGCAGATAAAGAGAAGCCCGCTCCTGGCAAAGGTAATCCGGGGCGTGGTGAATTGCCAAAACCACCAGCGCCGCCAACGCAACCGACTCAGCCACCTACCGAAAATCAATATTCAGGTGTGGGTAAAATTGATGCCGTTACAAGACAAACCGGCGGTGATGTCTACCGTTTGGAATTGGTTAAGGCTATTCCACTTGTGCGTGTCGAACTTAAAGCTAAGTTGGGGCGCGCTAAAATTTATTCTGCAAGTTTAGTGACTGACAAGAATGACCGTGTTCCCCTTCGTCAGCTGACTGGTATCAATCTTAGTGATGGCAATCAGCCCACAAGCTCAGAAATTTTAAGCGACACATCTAATATTGTTGCTGTTGAAATTCTTGCTGAAGCGATGGGTGGGGAGTCGGCTGTCGACATCATAGCTTACTCTACGAAAGAAGCTCCACGTTTGGCATTGGCTAACCGTATCCCAGAGTTTTCATGCAAACGCAGTATCGATGCTTTACTTAAAGACAAACTTGATCCAGTACAGTTGTGGGTGGGGCGCGCTGAGAGCTCAGCTCCGGGCTCTGTCCAAGAGAAATTTGCTGGTAACCAATTGAAAGAGCAAGTCAGAGATTTCGCTTCCACAATTCGTTCCGGGGGATCATATACATCGCTGGGATACCTAGTAACTTTAATTAACTTTTTTGCGGATCAGTACAACTCTGTTCGCGTGGGTGGGGTATCAGAACCTGCATACCGTGATTTGCTGCAAGCTGGTAACGACGTTTTGATGATCGCTATTCAAAATGAACTTCCTTGCCGTAAGTTCCCAAGCGATACGTTGATTAAGCTTTCTTCCGAGTTTTATAAAAAGCTTCAATCAATGCCACCAGATGCCCGTGCACGGGGCCTTTTCGAAAAAATGACGACACGAGTACGTGACTATGCGCCAGATCAATACCGTAAAGAATTGTCTGCTGCAAATCTGTCATTCCGTGACGCCGATAACGAAGGAATTAAATATTACCGCGCGTATGTGACATCTAAGGATGGCGAATTCTTTAAGGAAACCAGCAAATCAATGAGCGCTTACGCATTTATGGTCGCTGAGAATGCTTTGAAAATCGAAGTTAAGATGATGGACGTCGAACAACGTTATCAACTGATCGTTGAATTCCAAAGCAAATACAATTCCAACGGTGAATATCCTCAAGCAGTAGCGCAAAGATATTTAAATATCCTTGCGGAACAAACTTTCGGATTTAAATTGTTCCACTGA
- a CDS encoding L,D-transpeptidase family protein — MEVVRRFANRIVVASVLPALAWAQLQTNAKPKPAEPLDYNTVISGISIADMRAAMKQSWRHGLNSKLYWTDSLESNYSRGVNVRSAANQAFLRMLQHLYGGSVNPQYVGYDVKFVKKDFLTPKQLRAVVVATGNDAKSLVDEVAPQNAPYQSVREGFVKIYPSCTDGTWKEIVPVNTPLRLYSKNPVISLIKSRLAILGYKMSNIDDVFDGDLLNAITDIQWNLRIKPDGEISPKGKVWQFFSVPCAERVRQLQVDMEKMRWFPQYFEDRYIFVNLAMSYFILMDTSNPDYHRVMSFRTVNGRPSRKSPTMKDMIVKVILNPFWTVPPTIFSEDKVNDLKVLSKEKIREYFDSHHYEVWTSDFRRRIDPTTIDWMALSQGRANYDISIRQLPHLGNALGVIKFDLTNSFLIYLHDTNQRELFDVPMRQLSSGCMRLEKPFDLAEYLLEDTAWDRKTIESMVARPGEVLNKSTEIPVPKSKQTPVYTAYLTSMMSSDGVVRFVDDIYGQNTTIKSYLSPLFVGNESSAYWGMN, encoded by the coding sequence ATGGAAGTCGTTCGTCGTTTTGCGAACCGTATCGTAGTCGCATCGGTACTACCTGCGCTTGCGTGGGCACAGCTACAAACTAATGCCAAACCTAAGCCAGCGGAGCCACTGGACTACAACACGGTCATATCGGGAATATCAATAGCGGACATGCGCGCAGCAATGAAACAAAGCTGGCGTCACGGTCTAAACTCAAAACTTTATTGGACTGATTCATTGGAGTCCAATTATTCGCGGGGAGTGAACGTTCGTTCGGCGGCGAACCAAGCATTTTTGCGCATGCTTCAGCATCTTTATGGTGGCAGTGTGAATCCACAATATGTGGGTTACGATGTTAAGTTCGTTAAGAAGGATTTTTTAACACCGAAACAGTTGCGCGCAGTTGTGGTTGCCACGGGCAATGATGCGAAAAGTTTGGTTGATGAGGTTGCTCCTCAAAATGCGCCTTATCAATCGGTTCGCGAAGGATTTGTGAAAATCTATCCGTCATGCACGGATGGCACGTGGAAAGAAATCGTACCGGTGAACACACCGTTAAGACTGTATTCAAAAAATCCCGTGATTTCTTTAATCAAAAGTCGTTTGGCGATCTTGGGCTATAAGATGTCTAACATTGATGACGTTTTCGATGGTGATCTTTTGAATGCTATTACGGACATTCAGTGGAACCTGCGAATTAAGCCTGACGGTGAAATCTCTCCGAAAGGAAAGGTATGGCAGTTCTTTAGTGTGCCATGTGCTGAACGGGTTCGTCAGTTGCAAGTTGATATGGAAAAAATGCGGTGGTTTCCGCAATATTTCGAAGATCGATATATCTTTGTTAATCTGGCGATGTCGTATTTTATTCTAATGGATACTTCAAATCCTGACTATCACCGTGTGATGAGTTTTAGAACTGTGAATGGCAGACCTTCACGTAAGTCACCAACGATGAAAGACATGATTGTTAAGGTGATCCTGAATCCATTCTGGACAGTGCCACCCACTATTTTCAGTGAAGACAAAGTCAACGACCTGAAAGTTCTAAGCAAGGAGAAAATACGCGAATACTTTGATTCGCACCACTATGAAGTTTGGACCAGTGATTTCCGTCGTCGTATCGATCCAACGACGATTGACTGGATGGCTTTAAGTCAGGGCCGAGCAAACTATGATATCAGTATTCGTCAGCTTCCTCATTTGGGGAATGCATTGGGTGTAATCAAGTTTGATCTAACGAATAGTTTCTTAATTTATCTGCATGACACGAATCAACGTGAACTATTTGACGTTCCAATGCGGCAATTAAGTTCAGGTTGTATGCGTTTAGAAAAACCATTCGATCTTGCAGAATATCTTCTTGAAGACACGGCTTGGGACCGCAAGACAATCGAGTCGATGGTGGCTCGCCCAGGGGAAGTCCTAAATAAGTCGACCGAGATACCAGTTCCAAAATCTAAGCAAACACCGGTGTACACAGCTTACTTAACCTCCATGATGAGCTCCGATGGTGTCGTTCGTTTTGTGGACGATATCTATGGACAGAACACGACGATCAAATCGTATCTGTCTCCGCTTTTTGTGGGGAACGAGAGCAGTGCATACTGGGGAATGAATTAA
- a CDS encoding pyridoxamine 5'-phosphate oxidase family protein: protein MEDNTQSASPEIKKLGELIKDIKTAMLVTVSGGNSLHSAPMMTQEVDFDGSLWFIIARNSQKASEIQNENRVNITYSGNNKFVSVTGLAELVDNNPEKVRELWSKAYEAWFPQGPNDPNVQLLKIDVEQAEYWESHSNPVSKILQFVKMATGSHHIKMGNHGELNLRH, encoded by the coding sequence ATGGAAGACAATACTCAAAGCGCTAGCCCAGAAATCAAAAAACTTGGAGAACTAATCAAAGACATCAAAACCGCTATGCTGGTCACAGTATCCGGTGGAAACAGTTTGCATAGTGCACCTATGATGACACAAGAAGTAGATTTCGATGGCAGCCTATGGTTCATCATCGCAAGGAATTCACAGAAAGCCTCAGAAATTCAAAACGAAAATCGTGTGAACATCACTTATTCTGGAAACAATAAGTTTGTGTCTGTCACGGGCCTTGCTGAGCTCGTCGACAACAATCCAGAAAAAGTTAGAGAACTTTGGTCAAAGGCTTATGAAGCTTGGTTTCCACAAGGACCTAACGATCCGAACGTACAGCTTTTAAAAATTGATGTGGAACAGGCAGAGTACTGGGAAAGTCACTCCAATCCTGTTTCAAAAATCCTGCAATTCGTAAAAATGGCGACCGGATCTCATCATATTAAGATGGGGAACCACGGGGAACTGAACCTTAGACATTAA
- a CDS encoding methyltransferase translates to MNTQQLADIYVLAAFTKTALPFITESHWLYRKQHGAAPIFPIFLETLFRKELACICFFRGYLEEIGLKGFKDLDEKLDRLEKETIKYIRSRPNQEQREFSRFALTLMSALFAEEERWQPTGISLYRTFDRLDEVFELNYDADHGMKIETIDGGERLYEGAGVGVQSGYSTVLTALNHLQITGSSKFVDLGSGYGRVGLVVGLLRPDIHFVGYEYVPHRVQISAKTAERFEIQDHVKFQVQDLSLKDFSIPEAEIYYLYDPFSEETYSHVLHQLIDLSRRKPFVIVTKGNARKWLLDVAVREKWSRPLEYDSGNLCLFHTAGSNTFNV, encoded by the coding sequence TTGAATACTCAACAGTTGGCAGATATTTATGTGCTTGCCGCGTTCACTAAAACAGCACTTCCTTTTATCACTGAATCCCATTGGCTTTATCGCAAACAGCACGGCGCTGCTCCTATCTTTCCAATATTCTTAGAAACCCTATTTCGTAAAGAACTTGCGTGCATTTGCTTTTTCAGGGGCTATCTTGAAGAAATTGGACTGAAAGGATTTAAAGACCTGGATGAAAAGTTGGATCGCCTGGAAAAGGAAACCATCAAGTACATTCGCAGTCGACCCAATCAAGAACAACGTGAGTTTTCAAGATTTGCGCTGACTTTGATGTCCGCCTTGTTTGCAGAGGAAGAACGCTGGCAGCCAACGGGTATTTCTCTGTATCGCACCTTTGATCGACTTGATGAGGTCTTTGAACTTAACTATGACGCAGACCATGGAATGAAAATCGAAACGATCGACGGCGGGGAGCGACTGTACGAAGGCGCGGGTGTAGGGGTTCAATCTGGATATTCGACTGTTCTAACGGCGTTGAATCATTTGCAGATTACCGGATCTTCTAAGTTTGTAGATTTAGGTTCGGGTTATGGCCGCGTTGGCTTAGTAGTTGGACTCTTGCGACCGGATATTCACTTCGTCGGGTATGAATATGTTCCACATCGTGTCCAAATATCGGCAAAGACCGCTGAAAGATTTGAAATTCAAGATCACGTTAAATTTCAAGTTCAAGATTTGTCGCTGAAGGATTTTAGCATACCCGAGGCTGAAATCTATTATCTATATGATCCATTTAGTGAAGAAACCTACAGTCATGTCTTACATCAACTTATAGATCTTAGTAGAAGAAAGCCCTTCGTGATCGTTACGAAGGGCAATGCTAGAAAATGGTTATTGGATGTAGCCGTGCGTGAAAAGTGGTCGCGGCCGTTAGAATATGACAGCGGAAATCTTTGTCTGTTTCACACGGCTGGATCGAACACTTTTAATGTCTAA
- a CDS encoding DEAD/DEAH box helicase: MYLLRPYQQEAVQATLQHFRKEKSPAVIVLPTGAGKSLVIAELARLARGRVLVMAHVKELVEQNHTKYISFGLEAGIFSAGLDRKDSSQKVIFGSIQSIARADEEFFQNFSLVVIDECHRVSMEGETQYFQVISKLQKLNPEVCVLGLTATPYRLGFGWIYQYHTQKKLQQTTENRFFKKCIYELSIGYMIKNKYLTPPVKIDSPVACYDFSSLKLHGTSYVTAQIEALLKDQKRITPLIIKNIVDMSVDRHGVMIFTSSVNHAIEIMKSLPPFVSALVVGDTEIEDRDEIINAFKERKLKYLVNVSVLTTGFDAPHVNVIAILRPTESVSLYQQIVGRGLRLSEGKSDCLVLDYTGQDHDLFTPEIDDDKPNSSTVIVEVPCPECGTVNNFWGIKNKEGEVEEHFGRRCKGAFQDPVSGDIEPCGFRFRFKRCPDCGHENDIAARSCEGCQAILVDNDKKLKEAMSLKDAHVLRVDSVTYSKGYDKKGNERLEVKYYDVDAKALTEYFYLSTASDSRAFYFNFTRMHLRVPGKKIYVKSADEAIKMKDQFRIPMFVIARKQKSFWAIREKIFE; the protein is encoded by the coding sequence ATGTATCTACTGCGCCCGTATCAACAAGAGGCTGTTCAAGCGACGCTTCAGCACTTTCGTAAAGAGAAATCACCGGCGGTGATTGTGCTGCCGACGGGTGCGGGGAAAAGTTTAGTCATAGCAGAGCTGGCTAGGTTAGCGCGTGGCCGTGTGTTAGTCATGGCCCACGTTAAAGAGCTGGTTGAGCAGAATCATACCAAGTATATTTCCTTTGGGCTCGAAGCAGGAATTTTTTCTGCAGGGCTTGATCGCAAAGATTCCAGTCAAAAAGTTATTTTTGGTAGCATTCAGTCTATTGCTCGGGCTGATGAAGAATTCTTTCAAAATTTCTCGCTCGTCGTCATCGATGAATGTCATCGTGTTTCCATGGAAGGCGAGACTCAATACTTTCAAGTTATCTCTAAACTGCAAAAGTTAAATCCTGAGGTCTGCGTCCTTGGTTTGACGGCAACGCCTTATCGGTTGGGATTTGGCTGGATTTATCAATATCATACACAAAAGAAATTGCAGCAAACCACTGAAAATCGATTTTTTAAAAAATGTATTTATGAACTTTCAATTGGATACATGATTAAAAATAAATATCTGACGCCTCCGGTGAAGATTGATTCGCCAGTGGCCTGTTATGATTTTTCCAGTTTGAAGTTGCATGGAACAAGTTATGTGACGGCTCAGATCGAGGCTTTGCTTAAGGATCAAAAACGGATCACGCCATTAATCATAAAAAACATTGTGGATATGTCTGTGGATCGTCACGGAGTCATGATTTTTACCAGTTCCGTAAATCATGCGATCGAAATTATGAAAAGTCTTCCGCCTTTTGTTTCTGCACTGGTTGTGGGTGACACGGAGATCGAAGATCGCGATGAAATCATTAATGCATTCAAAGAGCGTAAATTAAAGTATCTGGTAAACGTCTCTGTTCTGACCACAGGGTTTGATGCGCCTCACGTGAATGTCATTGCGATTTTACGTCCCACGGAATCTGTAAGTCTGTATCAACAGATTGTGGGACGTGGTCTGCGTTTAAGTGAAGGCAAGTCTGATTGTTTGGTCCTAGATTACACCGGACAAGATCATGATTTGTTTACGCCAGAAATTGACGATGATAAGCCGAATTCATCAACAGTGATTGTAGAAGTTCCCTGTCCTGAATGCGGAACTGTGAATAACTTCTGGGGTATCAAGAATAAAGAGGGCGAAGTCGAGGAACACTTCGGGCGCAGATGTAAGGGGGCTTTTCAAGATCCTGTATCTGGAGATATCGAACCATGTGGCTTTAGATTTCGCTTTAAACGCTGTCCTGATTGTGGTCATGAAAATGATATCGCAGCCCGAAGCTGCGAGGGTTGTCAGGCCATTTTGGTAGATAATGATAAGAAGCTTAAAGAGGCCATGTCACTGAAAGACGCCCATGTTTTACGAGTGGATTCGGTGACGTACTCGAAGGGGTACGATAAAAAAGGCAACGAGCGTTTGGAAGTAAAGTACTACGACGTTGATGCCAAGGCGCTGACGGAGTACTTCTATTTAAGCACCGCTTCGGACAGTCGCGCGTTCTATTTCAATTTTACCCGGATGCATTTACGCGTTCCTGGCAAAAAGATCTATGTCAAATCTGCTGATGAAGCGATTAAGATGAAGGATCAGTTTCGAATCCCTATGTTCGTTATTGCTCGTAAACAAAAGAGCTTTTGGGCGATCCGCGAGAAGATTTTCGAGTAA